The proteins below come from a single Metarhizium brunneum chromosome 1, complete sequence genomic window:
- the HHT1 gene encoding Histone H3 — translation MARTKQTARKSTGGKAPRKQLASKAARKSAPSTGGVKKPHRYKPGTVALREIRRYQKSTELLIRKLPFQRLVREIAQDFKSDLRFQSSAIGALQESVESYLVSLFEDTNLCAIHAKRVTIQSKDIQLARRLRGERN, via the exons atggCTCGCACCAAGCAGACCGCCCGTAAGTCCACTGGTGGCAAGGCTCCCCGTAAGCAACTTGCCTCGAAGGCCGCTCGTAAGAGTGCGCCCTCTACCGGTGGTGTCAAGAAGCCTCACCGCTATAAGCCTGGTACCGTCGCTCTGCGTGAGATTCGACGATACCAGAAATCCACTGAGCTTTTGATCCGCAAGCTCCCATTCCAGCGTCTG GTTCGTGAAATCGCACAAGATTTCAAGAGTGATCTCCGTTTCCAGTCCTCTGCTATCGGCGCCCTTCAGGAGTCTGTCGAGTCATACCTCGTCTCTCTGTTCGAAGACACCAACCTCTGCGCCATCCACGCCAAGCGTGTCACCATTCAGTCCAAGGACATCCAGCTCGCCCGTCGCCTCCGAGGCGAACGTAACTAA
- the prp3 gene encoding U4/U5/U6 small nuclear ribonucleoprotein prp3, with protein MAGLGPRRDASARIQKPDTSLDRLAALKARVAAATGASKAKGDINSLLEDPKSRNSSLVTRDLPIKTAQPRAQQHAGQSPYRTPAANSRKFGQAMQSDAIDNPYLDENPAHQSSGARQREPRRLVFNQKGKYIQQANALRRQAALEAMKKRIAEQTRKAGINEDLDVEKNFVIEQPPDVEWWDEGLIDGSSYEQIGNPSSLKIISPDSIVTEYIQHPVALEPPQDRHVLENKAMFLTSKEQAKIRRQRRMAELKEMQAKIRLGLIPAPPPKVKKGNLMRVLGDVAVKDPTAVEARVNREIAERHQKHVKLNEDRKLSKDQKNEKLSKNQERDADKGIYLLVFKISSLENGQHRYKIGMNATQLALSGTCIMHPKFNLVIVEGGAWSINKYKKLMLNRIDWTENSPSRRGDDRPNSERDWLQAEDQDGALKDMSLNECRLIFEGEQKARVFRRWSSKVCETDAEAREALARVKLETFWSLAKGTLGIS; from the exons ATGGCAGGCCTCGGCCCTCGCCGTGATGCTTCGGCTCGCATCCAGAAGCCAGATACAAGTCTTGATCGCCTGGCGGCTCTCAAAGCTCGAGTGGCAGCAGCTACAGGCGCTAGTAAGGCAAAAGGGGACATCAACTCTCTTCTTGAAGACCCAAAGTCACGAAACTCATCCCTAGTTACTCGAGATCTGCCCATCAAAACCGCACAACCTCGCGCCCAGCAGCATGCCGGTCAATCACCTTATCGTACACCTGCTGCTAACAGCCGCAAGTTCGGGCAAGCTATGCAGAGCGATGCCATCGATAACCCATATTTAGACGAGAATCCGGCGCACCAAAGCTCCGGCGCCAGACAGCGAGAACCAAGACGCCTAGTGTTTAATCAAAAAGGGAAATATATTCAGCAGGCAAATGCCCTTCGCCGACAAGCAGCACTTGAAGCAATGAAAAAGCGCATAGCAGAACAGACCAGAAAAGCCGGTATCAACGAAGACCTAGATGTGGAGAAGAACTTTGTAATTGAGCAACCACCAGATGTCGAGTGGTGGGATGAGGGACTCATCGATGGCAGCAGCTATGAGCAGATTGGAAATCCCTCCAGTCTCAAGATAATAAGCCCGGATAGCATTGTGACTGAGTACATCCAGCATCCTGTCGCGCTCGAACCACCCCAAGACCGTCACGTTCTAGAGAACAAAGCGATGTTTCTCACGTCCAAAGAACAAGCCAAAATCAGACGCCAGCGCAGAATGGCGGAGCTGAAAGAAATGCAGGCAAAGATTCGCCTTGGGCTGATACCAGCGCCTCCTCCAAAGGTGAAAAAGGGGAATTTGATGCGGGTGTTGGGCGATG TTGCCGTAAAGGACCCCACGGCCGTCGAAGCGAGAGTCAACCGCGAAATTGCGGAAAGGCATCAGAAACATGTTAAACTCAACGAAGATCGAAAATTATCAAAAGATCAGAAGAACGAAAAGCTATCTAAGAATCAAGAGAGAGATGCTGACAAAGGAATCTATCTTTTGGTTTTCAAGATTTCGAGCTTGGAAAATGGCCAGCATCGCTACAAAATTGGAATGAATGCTACTCAACTTGCTCTGTCTGGCACTTGCATCATGCACCCTAAGTTTAACTTGGTTATTGTTGAAGGAGGCGCTTGGAGCATCAACAAGTACAAAAAATTGATGCTTAATCGTATCGACTGGACGGAGAATTCACCTTCAAGGCGTGGGGATGACAGACCCAACTCGGAAAGGGACTGGCTTCAAGCGGAAGATCAAGATGGGGCACTTAAGGATATGTCGTTGAATGAGTGCAGGCTCATATTTGAAGGGGAGCAGAAAGCACGGGTTTTTCGAAGGTGGAGTAGTAAAGTATGCGAGACTGACGCTGAAGCCCGGGAGGCGCTTGCTCGCGTAAAGCTAGAAACTTTCTGGTCCTTGGCAAAGGGCACGCTCGGCATATCTTGA
- the rad15 gene encoding General transcription and DNA repair factor IIH helicase subunit XPD, which produces MSEIEKALVELKALMKYRTEQLGYEEDFRGLGLTSRKNLCLHPSVKREKSGSVVDARCRSLTAGFVKEKKDRGENVAVCVYHDNLDLLEPHNLIPNGVWTFDGILRYGEEHKQCPYFTARRMMQYCNVVIFSYHYLLDPKIAERVSRDFSKDCIVVFDEAHNIDNVCIEALSTDITEDSLRRASRGAQNLEHKITEMRDTDQEQLQNEYQKLVQGLREADEARQEDAFMANPALPEDLLREAVPGNIRRAEHFVAFLKRFIEYLKTRMKVRQVISETPPSFLAHLKEHTFIEKKPLRFCAERLTSLVRTLELTNIEDYQPLQEVATFATLVATYEKGFLLILEPFESDTAEVPNPILHFTCLDAAIAIRPVFERFYSVIITSGTISPLEMYPKMLDFSTVIQESYSMTLARRSFLPMIVTRGSDQASISTSFQVRNEPSVVRNYGTLLIEFAKITPDGLVVFFPSYLYMESIISMWQGMGILDEVWKYKLILVETPDAQETSLALETYRTACCNGRGAILLCVARGKVSEGIDFDHQYGRTVLCIGVPFQYTESRILKARLEFLRETYRIKENDFLSFDAMRHAAQCLGRVLRGKDDYGIMVLADRRFQKKRVQLPKWINQGLLDVDTNLSTDMAVSSARRFLRTMAQPFHAKDQDGISTWGYEDLQKYKEKMDMEKIRELEDAAKIPGDEDNAPINPYEFDDEELDQDMMELDDF; this is translated from the exons ATGTCAGAGATCGAGAAGGCTTTGGTGGAGCTGAAAGCTCTCATGAAGTATCGTACAGAGCAACTAGGCTATGAGGAAGATTTCCGCGGCTTGGGACTAACTAGTCGAAAGAACCTCTGCCTCCATCCCTCCGTCAAACGAGAAAAGAGTGGATCTGTTGTGGACGCCCGCTGTAGGAGTCTCACTGCTGGCTTTGTTAAAGAGAAGAAGGATAGGGGTGAGAATGTGGCCGTTTGCGTCTACCACGAT AATCTCGACCTTCTCGAGCCTCACAACCTGATTCCGAATGGCGTATGGACCTTTGATGGTATTCTGCGGTATGGAGAGGAACACAAACAGTGCCCATATTTTACTGCAAGAAGAATG ATGCAATACTGCAACGTCGTCATTTTCTCTTATCACTATCTTTTGGATCCAAAAATTGCGGAGCGAGTGTCTCGAGACTTTTCAAAAGACTGCATTGTCGTGTTTGATGAAGCTCACAATATTGACAATGTATGTATTGAAGCTCTCAGCACTGACATTACCGAAGACTCGCTACGTAGGGCCAGCAGAGGTGCACAAAACCTCGAGCACAAAATCACCGAGATGCGGGACACGGATCAAGAGCAACTTCAGAATGAATACCAAAAACTGGTCCAGGGCCTTCGAGAGGCGGACGAAGCACGCCAGGAGGATGCATTCATGGCTAATCCTG CACTGCCAGAAGATCTACTCAGGGAAGCTGTCCCTGGAAACATTAGAAGAGCAGAGCATTTCGTTGCTTTCCTCAAAAGATTTATTGAGTATCTCAAG ACAAGGATGAAAGTGCGTCAGGTCATTTCAGAGACCCCCCCTTCATTCCTAGCTCACTTGAAGGAACACACTTTCATCGAAAAGAAACCCCTCAGGTTTTGCGCAGAGCGCTTGACGTCTCTTGTTCGGACACTTGAGCTTACCAATATCGAGGACTATCAGCCGTTACAGGAAGTGGCTACTTTTGCGACGTTGGTTGCAACCTATGAGAAAGGCTTTCTTCTTATTCTTGAGCCCTTTGAATCAGACACAGCAGAGGTTCCTAACCCTATTCTGCATTTTACGTGTCTGGACGCAGCAATAGCTATTCGCCCTGTTTTCGAGAGATTCTATTCTGTTATTATCACGTCTGGTACAATTTCTCCTTTGGAAATGTATCCAAAGATGTTGGACTTTTCGACTGTGATCCAAGAGTCATACAGCATGACACTTGCAAGACGGTCATTCTTACCTATGATTGTTACACGCGGGAGTGATCAAGCCTCCATTTCGACCAGTTTCCAAGTCCGCAACGAACCTAGTGTGGTGCGAAATTACGGCACGCTTTTGATCGAGTTCGCCAAAATCACTCCTGATGGCCTAGTTGTCTTCTTTCCATCGTACCTTTACATGGAATCGATCATCAGCATGTGGCAAGGCATGGGTATTTTGGATGAAGTGTGGAaatataaacttattttGGTAGAAACTCCAGACGCCCAGGAAACGTCGCTAGCCCTCGAAACCTACCGCACCGCATGTTGCAATGGTAGAGGGGCGATCTTATTGTGTGTTGCACGGGGCAAAGTCTCAGAAGGCATCGACTTTGATCACCAGTATGGCCGGACGGTACTTTGCATTGGGGTCCCTTTTCAATACACAGAGTCCCGGATTTTGAAAGCACGTCTAGAATTCTTGCGCGAAACGTATCGTATCAAGGAAAATGACTTTCTTTCTTTCGATGCGATGCGCCACGCTGCTCAATGCCTCGGCCGTGTCCTGCGAGGGAAAGATGACTATGGAATCATGGTTCTTGCCGACCGCAGATTTCAGAAAAAGAGAGTCCAACTTCCCAAATGGATTAATCAAGGCCTCCTGGATGTCGATACGAACCTTAGCACTGATATGGCAGTGAGCAGTGCAAGGAGGTTTCTAAGAACTATGGCACAACCCTTTCACGCCAAAGATCAGGACGGTATTAGCACGTGGGGCTACGAAGATCTTCAGAAGTATAAAGAAAAGATGGATATGGAAAAGATTCGCGAACTCGAGGATGCGGCAAAGATTCcaggcgacgaggacaatGCTCCCATTAATCCCTATGAATTCGATGACGAAGAGTTGGaccaagacatgatggagCTGGACGATTTCTAA
- the PPS1 gene encoding Dual specificity protein phosphatase PPS1, producing the protein MATIALPRPIPPHGASSDIDGPITPPHSLEDVNRQVQSQRCPAPLPNKHIPACPAGPPKVDDTDTPPASPKGAAGALCQQSLLFPPDSYVRLEMDSLCVFELDASQVNRAIDFGSRQPLPSPEVVFPWLHGLHPKNHLQQAFFMGRKRSTRNPPTCNRGILLVKANGDLLTARLKGAVAPDEFLQPGPCPRFIEADPEEGFSVRNFQIQTAKAALVSDVIVYGENLAESKKVAWEVAAAQLLQRQSQTAQAGNFTEYNTFVCTSPFSDFEDANSDIVAIGSDGCATGKVLDFVQQERTEMWDMTQASEISHNVFMGPTPEAGSQEEQIFDILIECSDLGHLDPGALQRLVESTDGPAGRSHFDFPSSGSILPPTWSHDEADGIIETCKCIYYLSHGMRLNSGVHDENTPTGTTGLTAGTFEPRKVLIHCADGYTESTMLGIAYLSYSTGQPVSNAWLQLHTAKGRNFFAYPTDVALLTAIAPRLLKESPACVGYSLEKITNLLRDEPKWLPGLDGSFPSRILDYLYLGNLGHANNPDLLAELGIGQILSVGETASWKDGDLEKWGSDNVYVVQGVQDNGIDPLTDEFPGCLEFIEDDDEGRQLWCTVGLGYRVAPPSVSLK; encoded by the exons ATGGCAACTATTGCTTTGCCGAGGCCGATACCTCCGCACGGCGCCAGCTCCGACATCGACGGTCCTATCACACCACCTCATTCGCTCGAAGATGTAAACCGACAAGTTCAAAGTCAGCGTTGTCCTGCTCCACTGCCAAATAAGCATATTCCGGCATGTCCCGCTGGGCCACCAAAAGTCGACGATACAGATACGCCGCCAGCATCTCCCAAgggtgctgctggagcttTGTGCCAGCAATCCTTACTCTTTCCGCCTGATAGCTATGTCAGATTGGAAATGGACAGCCTTTGTGTTTTTGAACTTGATGCCTCCCAGGTCAACAGGGCAATTGATTTCGGTTCCAGACAACCACTACCTTCACCAGAGGTGGTGTTCCCTTGGCTTCACGGCTTACATCCAAAGAATCATCTTCAGCAGGCATTCTTCATGGGCCGGAAAAGGTCTACAAGAAATCCACCTACGTGTAATCGAGGCATTTTGTTGGTAAAGGCAAATGGCGATCTTTTGACGGCACGACTTAAGGGAGCTGTTGCGCCTGATGAATTCCTGCAGCCTGGCCCCTGTCCCAGGTTTATCGAGGCGGATCCCGAGGAAGGGTTCTCGGTGAGAAACTTTCAGATTCAAACAGCAAAGGCGGCTCTTGTGTCTGATGTGATTGTATATGGAGAAAACCTTGCGGAAAGCAAGAAGGTAGCCTGGGAAGTTGCCGCGGCCCAGTTACTTCAAAGGCAATCACAAACGGCACAAGCGGGAAACTTCACCGAATATAACACCTTCGTTTGCACCAGTCCCTTCTCAGACTTTGAGGACGCTAATAGCGACATTGTTGCGATCGGCTCTGACGGTTGCGCGACTGGGAAGGTTCTCGATTTTGTTCAGCAGGAGCGAACGGAAATGTGGGACATGACCCAGGCGTCTGAAATATCTCACAACGTTTTCATGGGTCCCACCCCTGAAGCAGGCAGTCAAGAGGAGCAAATCTTTGATATATTAATTGAATGCAGCGATCTAGGCCACCTGGATCCTGGTGCCTTGCAACGCCTTGTCGAATCAACAGATGGGCCAGCTGGACGTTCGCATTTTGACTTCCCGTCGTCGGGTAGTATACTGCCACCAACATGGTCACACGATGAGGCTGACGGGATTATCGAAACGTGCAAGTGCATTTATTACCTATCGCATGGCATGCGGCTAAACAGTGGTGTTCACGACGAGAATACGCCGACTGGCACAACCGGCTTGACCGCCGGGACCTTTGAACCACGGAAAGTTCTCATTCATTGCGCCGATGGATACACGGAATCTACCATGCTGGGAATTGCGTACCTGAGTTACAGCACGGGACAACCGGTTTCAAATGCCTGGTTACAGCTCCATACTGCCAAGGGCCGAAACTTTTTTGCATATCCTACTGATGTCGCTCTGCTGACTGCAATTGCTCCTCGATTGTTAAAAGAATCCCCCGCTTGTGTTGGATATAGCCTTGAGAAAATTACCAATCTATTGCGGGATGAGCCTAAGTGGCTGCCTGGTCTCGACGGCTCCTTTCCGAGCCGAATTCTGGACTATCTGTATTTGGGCAATCTTGGTCACGCAAACAATCCGGATCTTCTGGCAGAATTGGGTATAGGCCAAATTTTAAGTGTCGGCGAGACAGCATCTTGGAAAGATGGCGATCTGGAGAAATGGGGTTCAGACAATGTTTACGTTGTCCAAGGCGTTCAAGATAACGGCATCGATCCACTTACAGATGAGTTCCCGGGATGCCTTGAGTTCATAG aggacgacgacgagggacGGCAACTCTGGTGCACTGTCGGGTTGGGGTATCGCGTAGCGCCACCATCTGTATCGCTGAAGTAA
- the ATG18 gene encoding Autophagy-related protein 18 encodes MANPSLNFITFNQDHSCLAVGTSKGFRIYHTDPFSRIFSSDDGNIAIIEMLFSTSLVALILSPRHLIIQNTKRASVICELTFPSAVLAVRLNRKRLAVILEEEIYLYDISNMSLLHTITTSPNPSAICALSPSSENCFIAYPLPKPREDSDSRRPAHAPPQSTYVSPTSGEVLVFDTLTLKAVNVIEAHRSPLSCICLNSDGTLLATASETGTIIRVFSIPRGQKLYQFRRGTYPSTIYSMSFNLSSTLLCVSSTSDTVHIFRLGTPPGHTTPGGVPIETPSPPRQDRWSRARSYDDGDSPGNSATDSPRSDAAESGPGNAFPSGGQQGHRRQSGSFSNMLRRSSQIMGRGVAGVVGSYLPQTVTEMWEPLRDFAFIKIPKSGVSGLTPRATGSSIVGPLRSVVAMSSSSPQVMVVTSDGGFYVYNIDMENGGEGYLVKQFS; translated from the exons ATGGCTAACCCATCGCTCAATTTTATTACCTTCAACCAGGACCACAGCTGTCTTGCTGTTG GTACCTCCAAGGGGTTCCGTATATACCATACTGATCCCTTCTCCCGAATCTTCAGTAGCGACGATGGAAACATTGCTATTATCGAGATGCTGTTTTCGACCTCACTTGTCGCGCTCATACTATCTCCACGACATCTTATAATTCAGAATACAAAA AGAGCATCTGTTATATGCGAGCTTACGTTTCCATCTGCTGTTCTCGCCGTCCGACTAAATCGAAAGCGTCTTGCCGTCATATTGGAGGAGGAGATATATTTGTACGACATTAGCAACATGAGCCTCCTCCACACCATAACAACGTCGCCGAACCCCTCTGCAATATGCGCACTGTCTCCCTCGTCGGAAAACTGCTTCATTGCGTATCCCCTCCCCAAACCCAGGGAAGATTCGGACAGTCGCCGCCCAGCTCATGCACCACCACAATCTACATACGTCTCGCCAACATCGGGCGAAGTGCTCGTATTTGACACATTAACACTCAAAGCGGTAAATGTTATCGAAGCCCATCGATCACCCTTGTCTTGCATATGCTTGAACAGCGACGGCACActcttggccacggcgagtGAGACCGGGACAATCATTCGGGTTTTCTCCATCCCAAGAGGCCAGAAACTGTATCAATTTCGACGCGGAACCTATCCTTCAACCATTTACAGCATGTCTTTCAATCTCAGCTCAACCCTTCTATGCGTGTCTTCTACTTCCGATACTGTCCACATCTTTCGGTTGGGAACACCACCTGGACATACGACTCCTGGAGGCGTGCCAATCGAAACGCCCAGTCCTCCAAGACAGGATCGTTGGTCGCGAGCTAGGAGCTACGATGATGGCGACTCGCCAGGGAATAGCGCCACAGATTCCCCCAGAAGCGATGCAGCAGAATCGGGACCGGGGAACGCATTTCCCAGTGGAGGTCAACAGGGCCATCGAAGGCAGAGCGGGTCATTTAGTAACATGTTGCGTCGATCATCACAAATCATGGGTCGTGGTGTTGCTGGCGTTGTTGGATCTTATCTGCCCCAGACTGTCACCGAAATGTGGGAGCCGCTACGAGACTTTGCGTTCATCAAAATACCGAAATCCGGAGTCTCGGGACTGACTCCGCGCGCAACAGGCAGCTCCATTGTTGGACCATTGCGAAGTGTCGTAGCGATGAGTAGTAGTAGCCCCCAAGTTATGGTTGTAACCAGCGATGGCGGCTTCTACGTTTACAATATCGACATGGAAAACGGCGGAGAAGGATACCTGGTGAAGCAATTTTCGTAA
- the PPM2 gene encoding tRNA wybutosine-synthesizing protein 4 produces MAAAAKAPMSYGPPKSHVLDELVMGTNSSSIVSKRSVEKLYFPEEPHYFRYFVKKFQRRAPLINRGYWLRLRAIDVVVRQFLFENRTTKKIVINLGCGSDVLPWQSHARHALLCDDVLFVDIDYPDLMLKKRSIVLETPQLREILGENFVVSQPDEDQILLQSDRYCQIGCDLRDISRLRHSLETLSPLADCHVLFVAEVSITYMDTKFADALIHWSSSVGKAEFCLLEQLLPHGPDHPFAATMLSHFDKLKTPPKSVSKYPTLAKQVSRFTGLGYTNINIWDLWEAWSSAKFVSSSERSALDNIEPFDEWEEFVLFGRHYFILHASATHQQEKIPFSPKYNHKEPCEKESIFPVSMVKHDVQTSKRRFGDVLAITDPTGAAYAVHIMGLGTAGREESHDIYSLDGKMDMPIVPITGPPPRMCHSITDLGDYGMLLVGGRTSPANTLSDCWVLHKGPLCKWVPTSSLPIPLFRHAAIRLRGSSLALIVGGKTGPSTISEDCYVFHATKGWSKCAILGEAPGPLFGAVLCNSPARLASDGIFTGLLAGGIGQDGLISSKKYRWKLDNNDSQPTIRFTKHEEEFEQLDDLAVFGAKTVNLESQTLVCGGVGACSRSQGQSILMVYMPDNDAYAVSKMGTCPEGKALPFMVGSAIMEAKDSIVILGGGATCFSMGTFWETGVFQLSFKGKEDDGVGSCGFTRHEPLKVRFLASQRIVSSTRQTLRQEANLEKATVATIPRVRLETPAQFEDILRTGLPVIISNANFGGCVQKWTPSYMIDRIGYNTKVVAHECKHDHERMDFNSKNFRYVTEPFGKVMERAEAGERIYLRALSRDKPSERPANIQDDFSALAEDFCLPRELDSANRCLFSSVLRVSGRINMWLHYDVMANVYAQVAGSKRMVLFPPRDVEHLQFAPGASSSSLNVFSELQTSRMAATHPYEAVLAPGDMLFLPPCWPHAAATITDWGIAVNVFFRDLESGYAIGRDVYGNRDLAAYEKGRLEVARVGKSFQHLPLETRRFYLKRLAEELESTAEGV; encoded by the exons ATGGCAGCTGCTGCAAAGGCTCCGATGTCATACGGGCCACCCAAATCCCACGTCCTGGACGAATTAGTTATGGGA ACAAATAGCAGCAGTATCGTCTCTAAGCGCAGCGTGGAGAAGCTGTATTTCCCCGAAGAACCACATTACTTCCGCTATTTCGTGAAAAAGTTTCAGAGACGTGCACCGCTCATCAATCGAGGATACTGGCTGAGACTCAGGGCCATTGATGTTGTGGTTAGACAGTTTCTATTCGAGAACCGAACCACAAAAAAAATTGTGATCAATCTCGGGTGTGGCAG CGACGTTCTCCCATGGCAATCACACGCTCGACATGCCTTGCTCTGCGACGATGTATTATTTGTGGATATAGACTATCCTGACTTGATGCTTAAAAAGCGATCAATAGTGCTGGAAACACCCCAGCTGCGAGAAATTTTGGGTGAAAATTTTGTCGTTAGCCAACCGGATGAGGATCAGATTCTCCTTCAAAGTGATCGATATTGTCAAATCGGGTGTGATCTTCGAGATATTTCAAGACTGAGACATTCGTTAGAGACGCTTTCTCCTTTAGCTGACTGCCATGTGCTATTCGTCGCAGAAGTATCCATCACCTATATGGACACAAAGTTTGCCGATGCTTTGATTCACTGGTCAAGTAGTGTTGGGAAAG CGGAATTCTGCCTTCTAGAGCAATTATTGCCCCATGGACCGGACCATCCGTTTGCGGCAACCATGCTCAGTCACTTTGACAAACTCAAGACACCACCAAAATCAGTGAGCAAATATCCAACCCTTGCCAAGCAAGTCAGTAGATTCACGGGCCTGGGCTACACAAATATCAATATTTGGGACCTGTGGGAAGCTTGGTCAAGCGCAAAATTCGTAAGCAGCTCTGAAAGATCGGCCTTAGACAACATAGAACCCTTTGACGAATGGGAGGAGTTTGTATTATTCGGACGACACTACTTTATTCTTCATGCTTCGGCCACGCATCAACAGGAGAAGATACCATTCTCACCAAAATACAATCACAAAGAGCCGTGTGAAAAAGAAAGCATATTCCCCGTTTCAATGGTCAAGCATGACGTACAAACATCGAAGAGGCGATTTGGCGACGTACTCGCAATCACGGATCCCACTGGAGCCGCATATGCTGTTCATATAATGGGATTGGGAACAGCTGGCAGAGAAGAATCACACGATATCTACAGTCTCGATGGGAAAATGGATATGCCCATTGTTCCCATTACTGGACCGCCCCCGCGCATGTGCCACTCGATAACTGACTTGGGAGACTATGGCATGCTTTTGGTCGGTGGTCGCACTTCCCCGGCCAATACTTTATCGGACTGCTGGGTTCTTCATAAGGGGCCGTTGTGTAAATGGGTACCTACCTCAAGCCTTCCAATCCCATTGTTCAGACACGCAGCAATTCGCCTCCGCGGCAGTTCTCTGGCCCTTATCGTAGGTGGCAAAACGGGACCATCCACAATCTCGGAAGACTGCTACGTTTTCCATGCGACGAAAGGCTGGTCGAAATGTGCAATCTTGGGAGAAGCACCTGGACCTCTGTTTGGTGCGGTGCTGTGCAATTCACCTGCTCGCCTCGCATCCGATGGCATATTTACCGGCCTGCTCGCTGGTGGGATCGGGCAAGATGGTTTGATAAGCTCAAAGAAGTATAGGTGGAAGCTCGATAATAATGACTCACAG CCAACCATTCGATTTACCAAGCATGAGGAGGAGTTCGAACAACTCGATGATCTTGCGGTGTTTGGAGCGAAAACAGTTAATCTAGAGTCACAAACATTGGTATGTGGAGGAGTAGGAGCGTGCTCCAGGTCACAAGGTCAAAGCATCCTTATGGTATACATGCCCGATAATGATGCGTATGCTGTGTCCAAGATGGGCACTTGCCCTGAGGGCAAGGCTCTGCCATTTATGGTCGGATCAGCCATAATGGAGGCCAAAGACAGCATTGTGATACTTGGCGGTGGAGCCACGTGCTTCTCAATGGGTACTTTTTGGGAAACTGGAGTCTTCCAACTCTCCTtcaagggcaaagaagatgatggcgtgGGGAGTTGCGGATTCACAAGACATGAACCTCTGAAAGTACGCTTTTTGGCGTCGCAAAGGATTGTCAGTAGCACGAGGCAAACACTGCGGCAGGAGGCGAATTTGGAAAAGGCGACTGTTGCCACAATCCCTCGCGTTCGCCTGGAAACGCCAGCCCAGTTCGAAGACATTTTGCGGACCGGGCTGCCAGTTATTATCTCGAACGCCAACTTCGGTGGCTGTGTGCAGAAGTGGACACCTTCATATATGATAGACCGAATTGGGTACAATACCAAG GTTGTCGCACATGAATGCAAACATGATCATGAAAGAATGGACTTCAACTCAAAGAACTTCCGATACGTTACTGAGCCTTTTGGCAAAGTTATGGAACGTGCCGAGGCCGGGGAAAGGATTTACTTACGCGCACTATCCCGAGACAAACCGTCAGAACGACCAGCTAATATCCAAGACGACTTTTCGGCATTAGCGGAGGATTTTTGCCTGCCAAGGGAGCTGGACTCGGCCAACCGGTGCCTATTCAGCTCTGTTCTTAGAGTATCGGGGCGTATAAATATGTGGCTACACTATGAC GTCATGGCCAACGTCTATGCCCAAGTGGCAGGATCAAAGCGCATGGTACTGTTCCCTCCTCGCGATGTAGAACACTTGCAATTTGCTCCCGGGGCATCTAGTTCAAGCCTCAACGTCTTTTCAGAGCTACAAACGTCGCGGATGGCTGCGACACACCCGTACGAAGCAGTGCTTGCTCCGGGAGACATGTTATTTCTTCCCCCATGCTGGCCACACGCAGCTGCAACGATCACGGACTGGGGCATAGCTGTAAATGTTTTCTTTCGAGACTTGGAAAGCGGATACGCTATTGGCAGGGATGTGTATGGTAACCGAGACCTCGCTGCATATGAGAAGGGGCGGTTAGAAGTTGCCCGCGTGGGGAAAAGCTTTCAACATCTCCCATTAGAGACGCGTCGATTTTACCTGAAACGACTGGCAGAGGAACTAGAATCGACTGCTGAAGGGGTATAG